A part of Miscanthus floridulus cultivar M001 chromosome 6, ASM1932011v1, whole genome shotgun sequence genomic DNA contains:
- the LOC136457454 gene encoding LOW QUALITY PROTEIN: phospho-N-acetylmuramoyl-pentapeptide-transferase homolog (The sequence of the model RefSeq protein was modified relative to this genomic sequence to represent the inferred CDS: deleted 1 base in 1 codon), whose translation MASPAHPAPHRPRLRIRRPLRAQPPPPRLPTPSFYSRRPSAPQVSQLRTIASRPSRRRHAVQIVTAFDDDPGDFSLAHDDGDFSLAHDDGDEQFGVAPYSSESEWSDDDVVVLTAFTDVELPMTVKSRAEGALTIAAHRLATIDKGHKKSRTQQGLMNNVGLVAFLAILLFFVDWCSWKIVRLPLDSFYLTRPFLISAVLSALAGFLFAPVADSLKIHHFRRRGKSVSPSSRKPTPAMGGLFFVPVGIFVAKREVGSNSNGINGAAMITLIFAMVGLLDDISSLASDGSHKIPQWIRFLFQIVAGIYFSIWLGSADISTPYSMKFLVPLPPPFGLALIGKVYMVLAATCSLSMGPAVTLVDGLDGLAGGIAALALIGLSVAALPICSEFSVFGASMSGACIGFLFHNRYRASVVMSRVGSFALGGAVATIASCSGMFLPMLIACSLFFIELLFAILQVPFHMATNSFRRTSRHPLKIRPSHYYLRLLGIKEPYIVAGAYMISCFLTLLAGYLGLVSA comes from the exons ATGGCTTCTCCCGCGCACCCCGCGCCCCACCGCCCGCGCCTCCGCATCCGGCGGCCTCTTCGCGcgcagccgccgccaccgaggcTGCCTACTCCCTCTTTCTACTCCCGCCGTCCCTCCGCACCCCAG GTATCCCAATTAAGAACCATCGCGTCAAGACCTTCAAGGAGGCGTCATGCCGTTCAAATTGTCACGGCATTTGATGAT GATCCTGGGGATTTCTCGCTGGCGCATGATGATGGGGACTTCTCGCTGGCGCATGATGATGGGGACGAGCAGTTTGGTGTTGCTCCATATTCAAGTGAGAGTGAATGGAGTGATGATGATGTTGTTGTATTGACTGCATTCACGGATGTTGAGTTGCCGATGACAGTCAAGAGCCGGGCTGAGGGCGCACTAACTATAGCTGCCCATAGGCTCGCCACAATTGACAAGGGGCATAAGAAGAGTAG AACTCAACAAGGGCTGATGAATAATGTTGGACTGGTTGCTTTCTTAGCAATATTACTTTTCTTTGTCGACTGGTGTTCTTGGAAGATTGTTAGACTACCACTGGACTCCTTTTACTTGACACGCCCTTTTCTAATATCAGCAGTTTTATCAGCACTTGCTGGATTTCTTTTTGCACCAGTCGCTGATAGCCTGAAGATCCACCACTTCCGGAGGAGAGGAAAGTCTGTT TCTCCGTCAAGTAGAAAGCCAACCCCAGCAATGGGAGGATTATTCTTTGTTCCTGTTGGTATTTTTGTTGCAAAAAGAGAGGTTGGTTCCAACTCGAATGGAATTAATGGAGCAGCTATGATTACCCTCATATTTGCGATGGTTGGGTTGCTTGACGATATTTCGAGTCTTGCGTCAGATGGCAGTCATAAAATACCGCAATGGATAAGGTTCTTGTTTCAA ATTGTTGCTGGCATTTACTTCTCTATCTGGTTGGGTTCTGCAGATATTTCAACACCATATAGCAT GAAATTTCTGGTTCCTCTGCCTCCTCCTTTTGGCCTTGCACTCATTGGAAAAGTATATATGGTTCTGGCTGCTACATGTTCACTTTCCATGGGGCCGGCAGTAACACTGGTTGATGGTCTTGATGGTTTGGCTGGTGGTATTGCTGCGTTAGCACTCATAGGACTATCTGTTGCAGCTCTCCCGATTTGCTCTG AATTCAGTGTTTTTGGAGCATCAATGTCAGGTGCTTGCATTGGCTTTCTTTTTCACAACAGATATAGGGCCTCAGTAGTTATGAGCCGGGTTGGTTCTTTTGCACTCGGAGGAGCAGTTGCCACAATTGCATCATGCAGTGGAATGTTTCTTCCAATGTTAATAGCATGCAGTCTCTTCTTTATTGAGCTACTGTTTGCAATATTGCAG GTTCCTTTTCATATGGCTACAAATTCTTTCCGCAGAACAAGCAGACATCCCCTGAAAATCCGTCCCTCGCATTACTACCTCAGATTGTTAGGCATAAAGGAACCTTATATTGTGGCTGGTGCATACATGATATCATGCTTCTTAACTCTGTTGGCAGGATACCTTGGCCTTGTTTCAGCATAG